The Nycticebus coucang isolate mNycCou1 chromosome 2, mNycCou1.pri, whole genome shotgun sequence genome includes a window with the following:
- the MPHOSPH6 gene encoding M-phase phosphoprotein 6 has product MAAERKTKLSKNLLRMKFMQRGLDSETKKQLEEEEKKIIGEEHWYLDLPALTEKESFIIEEQSFLLCEDLLYGRMSFRGFNPEVEKLMLQMNSKNKAEVVEDETEEADVSDEEMARRYETLVGTIGKKFAKKRDRANYEEDENGDVKPIKTKKMFLKPQD; this is encoded by the exons ATGGCGGCCGAGCGGAAGACCAAGTTGTCCAAGAACCTGCTGCGCATGAAG TTCATGCAAAGGGGACTGGATTCGGAAACCAAGAAACAactagaagaggaagaaaagaaaatcattggtGAAGAGCACTGGTACTTGGACTTGCCAGCACTGACAGAGAAAGA GAGTTTCATAATAGAAGAGCAGAGTTTCTTGTTATGTGAAGATCTTCTCTATGGAAGAATGTCATTCAGAGGATTTAATCCTGAGGTTGAG AAACTGATGCTTCAGATGAATTCTAAGAATAAAGCAGAAGTTGTTGAAGATGAAACAGAGGAGGCTGATGTGTCAGATGAAGAAATGGCTAGAAG ATATGAAACCTTGGTGGGGACAATTGGGAAAAAGTTTGCCAAGAAGAGAGACCGTGCCAATTATGAAGAAGATGAAAATGGAGATGTAAAACCAATTAAAACAAAGAAGATGTTTTTGAAGCCCCAAGACTAA